Proteins from one Rhodothermales bacterium genomic window:
- a CDS encoding tyrosine-type recombinase/integrase, with protein MATLQKKGQLYYAVFYDPTRQPKRKYVPLRTGNKRAATAALAALEVDHARGRYDPWDQRPQRPERTNLAEAADAFFDAKSNLSGSTQQMYRFVVSSFVESVDSVANPEALRPSHVQTFLASRNLNATSKITYLRHLRVFVRWMHKEKMIEANPLEGVEPPRKPHKLPKSVTEDELQAVCIAVIMDYQEKHEKGYIQEGDLVWRIPLMLFAFCTGMRASELARLRWGHLDFDKRLITIHVQKNGKEQTIPLNARAVAVLDMVKRGGTEDYVFTPPGNGSRNRTVRPFVERASKAFTAARKLAGINRRITFHGLRHGFCTKLAEAGKPLYVIKEAARHADVSTSMLYVHMANEHLKSELDDVFA; from the coding sequence ATGGCAACGCTACAAAAGAAGGGGCAGCTGTACTACGCCGTGTTCTACGACCCCACGCGGCAACCGAAAAGGAAGTACGTCCCCCTGCGTACGGGGAATAAACGCGCGGCAACGGCGGCTCTAGCAGCGCTCGAAGTAGATCATGCCAGAGGGCGGTATGACCCTTGGGATCAACGACCGCAGCGGCCGGAGAGAACGAATCTAGCCGAAGCCGCTGACGCGTTCTTCGATGCGAAAAGCAACCTGAGCGGCAGCACACAACAGATGTATCGTTTCGTTGTGAGCAGCTTCGTCGAAAGCGTGGACAGTGTCGCGAACCCCGAAGCGCTGCGCCCTTCTCACGTCCAGACCTTCCTCGCATCTAGAAATCTAAACGCGACGAGCAAGATCACATATCTCCGTCACCTTCGGGTGTTCGTTCGGTGGATGCACAAGGAGAAGATGATAGAGGCGAACCCTCTCGAAGGCGTGGAGCCCCCTCGTAAGCCCCACAAGCTCCCCAAATCGGTAACGGAGGACGAACTGCAGGCCGTCTGCATCGCGGTCATCATGGATTATCAGGAGAAGCACGAAAAGGGGTACATCCAAGAAGGGGATCTCGTTTGGCGGATACCGCTCATGCTGTTCGCGTTCTGCACCGGCATGCGGGCGAGCGAACTGGCGCGGCTACGTTGGGGCCACCTCGACTTCGACAAGCGGCTCATCACGATCCACGTCCAGAAGAACGGCAAGGAGCAGACGATCCCGCTCAACGCCCGCGCCGTCGCCGTGCTCGACATGGTTAAGAGGGGCGGGACGGAGGATTACGTGTTCACACCCCCCGGCAACGGGAGCCGCAATCGAACGGTGCGCCCTTTCGTGGAGCGTGCGTCGAAGGCGTTTACGGCGGCGAGGAAGCTCGCCGGGATCAATCGGAGGATCACGTTCCACGGGTTGCGTCACGGCTTCTGCACCAAGCTCGCCGAAGCCGGTAAGCCGCTGTACGTGATAAAGGAAGCGGCGCGGCACGCTGACGTGAGCACGAGCATGCTCTATGTGCACATGGCCAACGAGCACCTTAAGAGCGAGCTTGATGACGTGTTCGCATGA
- a CDS encoding TonB-dependent receptor produces MRKQPFDPIRALLVAALLAVAAPSALAQTAALRGFVTDDDDGQALPGVNVVVEDAAGELRGTATDVNGFYYLPAVPPGRHVLRATYLGYDPYVDSLALEPGEVLQLDIRLTTGQTELDAVTVESERTSGAANVTAGLQSIRVQDIELVPTPDVSGDLASYLSTVPGIVSTGDRGGQLFIRGGEPSQNQVLIDGITLYQPFHVLGFYSAFPSDILNRADLYAGGYDARFGGQLSSVLDVATRSGNKRRFNASASVAPFVSAVTIEGPLVPDRASFLGSGRISVIEQGASQLVDQELPYDFGDVFGKLHVDVAQSGQLSVTALHTWDRGVVGNLAAPRPDEVRWENTAFGGRYVFVPTRLPILAEVLLTGSRFSTELGPRDPQFTDPPPRMSDIEQFGTEVNMTQYLRVADLQAGVFLRTTTVESALGGAFQNLETERDHVTEAGAYLMPEFRIGGGLDVAFGLRLTTLPNQGQTFLEPRGRVKWQAGPHQLSGAAGLYNQPVVGVADRRDATSIFTAWTIAPEGQTPQAIHAIAGYRVTPTPWLDVAVEGYYKDLANLSVGEFTAFPRLTTRLQSAEGDVKGMDARVEVRAGRFYGFANYGLASVNYAASSERYETWFGEETIEYRPSHDRRHQVNALVSVDVAGFDLSARWQFGSGLPFSSPLGFDVFVLMDGVFDPYSENGTPRVVYDRPFNAELPTYHRLDVSVERTFELNRLSLTAQAGLINAYDRRNLFAYDVFTLQRVDQLPVVPTFGLKAAFN; encoded by the coding sequence ATGCGGAAGCAGCCGTTCGACCCGATCCGCGCCCTGCTCGTGGCGGCCCTCCTCGCCGTCGCGGCGCCCTCGGCGCTCGCGCAGACCGCCGCCCTCCGCGGGTTCGTCACCGACGACGACGACGGGCAGGCGCTGCCGGGCGTGAACGTCGTCGTGGAGGACGCGGCGGGCGAGCTGCGCGGCACGGCCACCGACGTCAACGGCTTCTACTACCTCCCGGCCGTGCCGCCGGGGCGGCACGTGCTCCGCGCGACGTACCTCGGCTACGACCCCTACGTGGACTCCCTCGCGCTCGAACCCGGCGAGGTGCTCCAGCTCGACATCCGGCTGACGACGGGGCAGACCGAGCTCGACGCCGTCACCGTCGAGTCCGAGCGGACCTCGGGCGCGGCGAACGTGACGGCAGGCCTCCAGAGCATCCGCGTGCAGGACATCGAGCTCGTCCCCACGCCCGACGTCTCGGGCGACCTCGCGAGCTACCTCTCGACCGTCCCCGGCATCGTGAGCACGGGCGACCGCGGCGGCCAGCTCTTCATCCGCGGCGGCGAGCCCAGCCAGAACCAGGTGCTCATCGACGGGATCACGCTCTACCAGCCGTTCCACGTCCTCGGCTTCTACTCCGCCTTCCCCTCCGACATCCTCAACCGCGCCGACCTCTACGCCGGCGGCTACGACGCCCGCTTCGGCGGCCAGCTCTCGTCCGTGCTCGACGTGGCGACGCGCAGCGGCAACAAGCGGCGGTTCAACGCCTCCGCCTCCGTCGCGCCCTTCGTCAGCGCGGTGACGATCGAGGGGCCGCTCGTGCCGGACCGGGCCTCGTTCCTCGGCTCGGGCCGGATCTCGGTCATCGAGCAGGGCGCCTCCCAACTCGTCGACCAAGAGTTGCCCTACGACTTCGGCGACGTGTTCGGGAAGCTCCACGTGGACGTGGCGCAGAGCGGGCAGCTCTCCGTCACCGCGCTCCACACGTGGGACCGCGGCGTCGTCGGCAACCTCGCCGCGCCGCGGCCCGACGAGGTGCGGTGGGAGAACACGGCCTTCGGCGGGCGCTACGTCTTCGTGCCCACGCGGCTGCCGATCCTCGCCGAGGTCCTCCTCACCGGCTCGCGCTTCTCGACCGAGCTCGGCCCGCGCGACCCGCAGTTCACCGACCCGCCGCCGCGGATGTCCGACATCGAGCAGTTCGGCACCGAGGTCAACATGACGCAGTACCTCCGCGTGGCCGACCTCCAAGCCGGCGTCTTCCTGCGGACGACGACCGTCGAGAGCGCGCTCGGCGGGGCGTTCCAGAACCTGGAGACGGAGCGCGACCACGTGACGGAGGCGGGCGCGTACCTCATGCCTGAGTTCCGCATCGGCGGGGGGCTCGACGTGGCGTTCGGGCTCCGGCTGACCACGCTTCCGAACCAGGGCCAGACGTTCCTCGAGCCGCGCGGGCGCGTGAAGTGGCAGGCCGGGCCGCACCAGCTAAGTGGCGCCGCGGGGCTCTACAACCAGCCCGTCGTCGGCGTGGCGGACCGGCGCGATGCGACGAGCATCTTCACAGCGTGGACGATCGCGCCCGAGGGGCAGACGCCGCAGGCCATCCACGCGATCGCCGGCTACCGCGTCACCCCGACGCCGTGGCTCGACGTCGCCGTCGAGGGCTATTACAAAGACCTCGCGAACCTCTCGGTCGGCGAGTTCACGGCGTTCCCTCGCCTCACGACGCGGCTCCAGTCGGCCGAGGGCGACGTGAAGGGGATGGACGCCCGCGTCGAGGTCCGCGCCGGGCGGTTCTACGGGTTCGCTAACTACGGCCTCGCGTCGGTGAACTACGCCGCGTCGAGCGAGCGCTACGAGACGTGGTTCGGCGAGGAGACGATCGAGTACCGGCCCTCGCACGACCGTCGGCACCAGGTCAACGCCCTCGTCTCCGTCGACGTCGCCGGGTTCGACCTCTCGGCGCGGTGGCAGTTCGGCAGCGGGCTCCCCTTCAGCAGCCCGCTCGGCTTCGACGTGTTCGTGCTGATGGACGGCGTGTTCGACCCCTACTCCGAGAACGGCACGCCGCGCGTGGTCTACGACCGCCCGTTCAACGCCGAGCTCCCTACCTACCACCGGCTCGACGTGTCGGTGGAGCGGACGTTCGAGCTGAACCGGCTGAGCCTCACGGCGCAGGCCGGGCTCATCAACGCATACGACCGGCGGAATCTGTTCGCCTACGACGTGTTCACGCTCCAGCGCGTGGACCAACTCCCCGTCGTGCCCACGTTCGGCCTCAAGGCCGCCTTCAACTGA
- a CDS encoding fasciclin domain-containing protein — translation MSGSPLSRRTPRSRWALLLACLLLAPSAFLLPGCGDDPTGPGPGGDDVLELLFATEDLQLLGGIIGELGLDVVLRTEPDLTFFAPTDEALLSLGPEMLARLNNPSNADVLRKLVRRHLVRGRFRAADLTDGTVLTPLEGPPLTVRVVDEAITVSGALVTETDFAAGNGVVHQIDEVVRDHLTIAERLRVTPLITTFASALATADLTGLVSSGQPYTLLIPINSGFADLGTAELQYLLATPNRGVLQKVLRHHILPGRVRADAFTDGATLAPLGGLPLQVEVDTEDNIVYVGGARVIVPEVETADGLIYLLDSVVLGHLTLAERMQVAPRLTTSYAILRDAGLLSRLNGSDPYSLFSATDAAWAPLGLPLLDALQDRPDLLLKTAQHQIVPGRVERDALFQGGTLKTLGGYDLPVRVRSEVGGPQVLVGDRGVVDFPPLEATGGLLYEIAPFNIPPDVDLEERAVFAGLYRFLNLIVRGNLTSTLESEGPFTVFAPIDEVLAANPIPNGSIPGVMRYHIVPGTYEVGDLPPVIQDSLFFRLPTLQGSDIKVYPTDRGVQLNCTEENVFDPETGQMVGVNLVDCAPLTFVNLRARNGIIHLLNGVLRP, via the coding sequence ATGTCCGGCTCCCCCCTCTCTCGGCGCACGCCCCGCTCCCGGTGGGCGCTCCTCCTCGCGTGCCTCCTCCTCGCGCCGAGCGCCTTCCTCCTCCCCGGCTGCGGCGACGACCCCACCGGACCCGGGCCCGGCGGCGACGACGTCCTCGAGCTCCTCTTCGCCACCGAAGACCTCCAGCTCCTCGGCGGCATCATCGGCGAGCTCGGCCTCGACGTCGTGCTCCGCACCGAGCCCGACCTCACGTTTTTCGCCCCCACCGACGAGGCCCTACTCAGCCTCGGCCCGGAGATGCTCGCCCGCCTCAACAACCCGAGCAACGCCGACGTCCTGCGGAAGCTCGTCCGCCGCCACCTCGTCCGTGGTCGCTTCCGCGCCGCCGACCTCACCGACGGCACCGTCCTGACGCCGCTCGAAGGTCCACCGCTCACCGTTCGCGTCGTGGACGAGGCCATCACCGTCAGCGGGGCGCTCGTGACGGAGACGGACTTCGCCGCCGGCAACGGCGTCGTGCACCAGATCGACGAGGTCGTGCGGGACCACCTCACGATCGCTGAGCGGCTGCGGGTGACGCCGCTGATCACGACGTTCGCGAGCGCCTTAGCGACGGCGGACCTCACGGGGCTCGTGTCGTCGGGCCAGCCGTACACCCTCCTCATCCCCATCAACAGCGGCTTCGCCGACCTCGGTACGGCGGAGCTGCAGTACCTCCTCGCCACGCCCAACCGCGGCGTCCTGCAGAAGGTGCTCCGCCACCACATCCTCCCCGGCCGTGTGCGGGCCGACGCGTTCACCGACGGCGCCACGCTCGCGCCCCTCGGCGGCCTCCCCCTGCAGGTCGAGGTCGACACCGAGGACAACATCGTCTACGTCGGCGGGGCCCGCGTGATCGTGCCGGAGGTGGAGACGGCCGACGGTCTGATCTACCTCCTCGATTCCGTCGTGCTCGGCCACCTCACCCTCGCCGAGCGGATGCAGGTCGCCCCGCGGCTCACCACGTCGTACGCGATCCTCCGCGACGCCGGCCTCCTCTCCCGCCTCAACGGCTCCGACCCCTACAGCCTGTTCTCGGCCACGGACGCCGCCTGGGCCCCGCTCGGCCTCCCGCTCCTCGACGCCCTCCAGGACCGGCCCGACCTCCTGCTCAAAACGGCCCAGCACCAGATCGTGCCCGGCCGCGTCGAGCGCGACGCCCTCTTTCAAGGGGGCACGCTGAAGACGCTCGGCGGCTACGACCTCCCCGTCCGTGTCCGCAGCGAGGTCGGCGGGCCGCAGGTCCTCGTCGGCGACCGCGGCGTCGTCGACTTCCCGCCGCTGGAGGCGACGGGCGGGCTCCTCTACGAGATCGCCCCCTTCAACATCCCGCCTGACGTGGACCTCGAGGAGCGCGCCGTCTTCGCGGGCCTCTACCGGTTCCTCAACCTGATCGTGCGCGGCAACCTCACCTCGACGCTCGAGTCCGAGGGGCCGTTCACCGTCTTCGCCCCCATCGACGAGGTCCTCGCGGCGAACCCGATCCCGAACGGCTCCATCCCGGGCGTCATGCGCTACCATATTGTGCCGGGCACCTACGAGGTGGGCGACCTCCCACCGGTCATCCAAGACTCGCTGTTTTTCCGCCTCCCCACACTGCAGGGATCGGACATCAAAGTCTATCCCACCGACCGGGGCGTCCAGTTGAACTGCACCGAAGAGAACGTCTTCGATCCGGAAACAGGCCAGATGGTGGGGGTCAACCTCGTGGACTGCGCCCCCCTGACCTTCGTCAACCTCCGGGCGCGCAACGGCATCATCCACCTCCTCAACGGCGTGCTCAGGCCGTGA
- the thiD gene encoding bifunctional hydroxymethylpyrimidine kinase/phosphomethylpyrimidine kinase, with the protein MTPDPRVPTPNAKPLALTIAGSDSGGGAGIQADIKAMEANGVFAASVITAVTAQNTRAVTAAFDLPLDIIEAQLDAVADDFTFGAVKTGMLSSAAIIGLVARKVREHDFAPLVVDPVMISKSGFALLQPDAVEAMKGDLFPLAALVTPNVHEAERLVGGEIRTRADAEAAARAIHALGPQAVLVKGGHLDGEADAVDVLFDGAEVHAFRSERIDTPHTHGTGCTYASAIAARLARGEALADAVRAAKAYVTEAIRHGLAIGGGHGPTNHFYFLADRPPLTA; encoded by the coding sequence ATGACCCCCGACCCCCGAGTCCCGACCCCCAACGCCAAACCCCTCGCCCTCACGATCGCCGGCAGCGACTCCGGCGGCGGCGCCGGTATCCAGGCCGACATCAAAGCGATGGAAGCGAACGGCGTCTTCGCCGCGAGCGTCATCACCGCCGTCACTGCGCAGAACACGCGAGCCGTCACCGCTGCCTTCGACCTCCCGCTCGACATCATCGAAGCTCAACTCGACGCCGTCGCGGACGACTTCACGTTCGGTGCGGTCAAGACCGGAATGCTGTCCTCGGCCGCTATCATCGGGCTTGTCGCACGGAAGGTGCGGGAGCACGATTTCGCGCCGCTCGTCGTCGACCCCGTGATGATCTCGAAGAGCGGGTTCGCACTCTTGCAGCCCGACGCCGTCGAGGCGATGAAGGGCGACCTGTTCCCGCTCGCCGCGCTCGTCACGCCGAACGTGCACGAGGCCGAGCGGCTCGTCGGTGGGGAGATCCGCACGCGGGCGGATGCCGAGGCGGCGGCGCGCGCTATCCACGCGCTCGGCCCGCAGGCCGTCCTCGTCAAAGGCGGCCACCTCGACGGCGAGGCCGACGCCGTAGACGTCCTATTCGACGGCGCCGAGGTCCACGCCTTCCGCTCCGAGCGGATCGACACGCCGCACACGCACGGGACGGGATGCACGTATGCCTCCGCGATCGCGGCTCGCCTCGCTCGTGGCGAAGCGCTCGCCGACGCCGTCCGCGCGGCGAAAGCGTACGTCACCGAGGCCATCCGTCACGGCCTCGCCATCGGCGGCGGCCACGGGCCGACGAACCACTTCTACTTCCTCGCAGACCGGCCACCGCTCACGGCCTGA
- a CDS encoding thiamine phosphate synthase, which yields MLIADGFTDEAVQRCVIEAVRVGRLWLHLRDHEASDEAFAWSARALMEEVRAVRPKTAVSVNTHIGVAGALGLGLHVGARGPSVAEARRGQPEALLSYSAHTVDEARAAAQQGACAVLFSPIFPTTSKPNHVGVGLDALAACCRAVPNTPVYALGGITPDRVADCLDAGAYGVAALSGILHAPDPAAATARYLAELQP from the coding sequence ATGCTCATCGCCGACGGGTTTACTGACGAGGCGGTGCAGCGGTGCGTGATCGAAGCGGTTCGGGTCGGTCGGCTCTGGCTGCACCTCCGCGATCACGAAGCCTCCGATGAGGCCTTCGCCTGGTCAGCCCGGGCGCTCATGGAGGAGGTACGGGCGGTGCGGCCGAAGACGGCGGTCTCTGTCAACACCCACATCGGGGTCGCTGGGGCGCTCGGTCTCGGGCTGCACGTCGGCGCACGGGGGCCGTCCGTGGCTGAAGCGAGGCGAGGGCAGCCCGAGGCCCTGCTGAGTTATTCCGCGCACACGGTGGACGAGGCTCGCGCCGCCGCCCAGCAGGGTGCCTGTGCCGTGCTGTTCAGCCCGATCTTTCCGACGACGAGCAAGCCCAACCACGTCGGCGTGGGGCTCGACGCGCTCGCGGCCTGCTGCCGTGCCGTGCCCAATACGCCGGTCTACGCCCTCGGTGGCATCACGCCGGACCGTGTCGCGGACTGCCTCGACGCCGGGGCGTATGGCGTCGCCGCCCTCTCCGGCATCCTCCACGCCCCCGACCCCGCTGCCGCCACCGCCCGCTATCTCGCCGAGCTACAGCCATGA
- a CDS encoding thiazole synthase has product MAEITTTEPGAQTTDDLLRIGPLELRSRVLIGTSRYPSPQVMLDAVEASGAELVTVSIRRVNLRETEGESVLGLLRARGYEILPNTAGCYTAREAVLTAGLAREALGTDLVKLEVIGDDETLYPDVEQLLKAAKTLVDDGFHVLAYCNDDPITCRKLADLGCAAVMPLAAPIGSGMGLVNPYTLRIIRETLPDTPLIVDAGLGTASDAARALELGYDGVLLNTAISGAEHPVLMAAAVRHAVEAGRLAYRAGRIPRRLYANASSPMDGRIDVS; this is encoded by the coding sequence ATGGCTGAGATAACGACTACGGAGCCCGGTGCCCAGACCACGGACGACCTCCTGCGGATCGGCCCGCTCGAACTCCGCTCGCGCGTGCTCATCGGGACGAGCCGCTACCCGAGCCCGCAGGTCATGCTCGACGCCGTCGAGGCGTCCGGGGCCGAACTCGTCACCGTCTCGATCCGCCGCGTGAACCTGCGCGAGACGGAAGGGGAGAGCGTGCTCGGCCTACTCCGGGCGCGCGGCTACGAGATCCTCCCGAACACGGCCGGGTGCTACACCGCCCGCGAAGCCGTGCTCACCGCCGGGCTTGCCCGCGAGGCCCTCGGCACCGACCTCGTCAAGCTCGAAGTTATCGGCGACGACGAGACGCTTTACCCCGACGTCGAACAACTGCTGAAGGCGGCGAAGACCCTCGTCGATGACGGCTTCCACGTCCTCGCCTACTGCAACGACGACCCCATCACCTGCCGCAAGCTCGCCGACCTCGGCTGCGCTGCCGTGATGCCGCTCGCCGCGCCGATCGGCAGCGGGATGGGGCTCGTCAATCCGTACACGCTGCGGATCATCCGCGAGACGCTGCCCGACACGCCGCTCATCGTCGACGCCGGACTTGGCACGGCGAGCGACGCGGCGCGGGCGCTCGAACTCGGCTACGACGGCGTGCTCCTCAACACGGCGATCTCCGGGGCCGAGCACCCCGTGCTAATGGCCGCCGCCGTCCGCCACGCCGTCGAGGCCGGGCGGCTCGCGTATCGCGCCGGGCGCATCCCGCGCCGCCTCTACGCGAATGCCTCGTCGCCGATGGACGGGCGGATCGATGTCAGTTGA
- the thiS gene encoding sulfur carrier protein ThiS, whose translation MSTATLVPITVNGDAREVPTGLTLPALLHRLDLDPEQPGIAVARNGAVVRRAEWPATPVETGDEIEIITATQGG comes from the coding sequence ATGTCCACCGCCACCCTCGTCCCGATCACCGTCAACGGCGACGCCCGCGAGGTCCCGACCGGCCTCACCCTGCCCGCCCTGCTGCATCGCCTCGACCTCGACCCGGAGCAGCCCGGCATCGCCGTCGCGCGGAATGGCGCCGTCGTCCGCCGCGCTGAGTGGCCCGCGACGCCGGTGGAAACGGGCGATGAAATCGAGATCATCACTGCGACACAGGGCGGATGA
- the thiO gene encoding glycine oxidase ThiO: protein MTSTPQPSTDVVIVGGGIIGLALGWRLAQRGRTVTIVERGRAGRGTSYAAAGMLAPAVEIRFEEVALYRLGRESLRRWPAFARALEAASGHDVGYRDDGTLVVADDRDAAEALRRLYRFQQSHDVPVEWLTGSEALEIEPFLSPKLAAAIHSPEDHQVDNRRVVEALRLAVERAPSATLREGVTVRAVEPGERPAVVTDAGERIEAAVVVLAAGAWLREIDGLEPAPPVRPVKGQMLSLRMDRPFELRHVVRGPDAYLAPKSDGRLVIGATSEEMGFDLRVTAGGLYRLLEGAVEVVPGVEELEVIETWAGVRPASRDHAPLLGPSGAPGVVLATGHYRHGILLAPVTADELAASLDASLDRPSASAFETSDWLAPFSPQRHNV from the coding sequence ATGACCTCCACCCCTCAACCCTCAACCGACGTCGTCATCGTCGGCGGCGGCATCATCGGGCTCGCGCTCGGGTGGCGACTGGCGCAGCGCGGCCGGACCGTGACGATCGTCGAGCGCGGGCGGGCCGGACGCGGCACGTCGTACGCCGCCGCCGGGATGCTCGCGCCCGCCGTCGAGATCCGGTTCGAGGAGGTGGCATTATACCGCCTCGGGCGTGAGAGCCTGCGCCGGTGGCCCGCCTTCGCCCGCGCGCTCGAAGCGGCGAGCGGCCACGACGTCGGCTACCGCGACGACGGCACGCTCGTCGTCGCCGACGACCGGGACGCAGCCGAGGCGCTCCGCCGACTCTACCGCTTTCAGCAGTCCCACGACGTGCCCGTCGAATGGCTGACGGGGAGCGAAGCCCTCGAAATCGAGCCGTTCCTCTCTCCGAAGCTCGCCGCCGCGATTCACTCGCCGGAGGACCATCAGGTCGACAACCGCCGCGTCGTCGAGGCGCTGCGCCTAGCCGTCGAGCGCGCGCCGAGTGCGACGCTGCGCGAGGGCGTGACGGTGCGGGCCGTCGAGCCGGGCGAGCGGCCCGCCGTCGTTACCGACGCGGGCGAGCGGATCGAGGCGGCCGTCGTCGTGCTCGCGGCGGGAGCGTGGTTGCGGGAGATCGACGGGTTGGAGCCGGCGCCGCCGGTCCGCCCGGTGAAAGGGCAAATGCTGTCGCTGCGGATGGATCGGCCGTTCGAGCTGCGCCACGTCGTGCGCGGCCCCGACGCCTACCTCGCGCCGAAGTCCGACGGCCGGCTCGTGATCGGGGCGACGAGTGAGGAGATGGGGTTCGACCTACGCGTCACGGCGGGCGGGCTCTACCGGCTGCTCGAAGGCGCGGTCGAGGTCGTGCCGGGTGTCGAAGAGCTCGAAGTGATCGAGACGTGGGCGGGCGTGCGGCCGGCGAGCCGGGATCACGCGCCGCTCCTCGGACCGAGCGGGGCGCCCGGCGTCGTGCTCGCGACGGGCCACTACCGCCACGGCATCCTCCTCGCCCCCGTCACCGCCGACGAACTCGCGGCCTCACTCGATGCGTCGCTCGACCGGCCCAGCGCTTCGGCGTTCGAAACCTCCGATTGGCTGGCCCCGTTCTCCCCGCAACGGCACAACGTGTAG
- a CDS encoding FAD-dependent oxidoreductase, with protein MTEHLIVGGGLAGACAALWLSEHGSVTVLEAERPAAGASGAAAGLVNPFMAHRANPAWRFEDALAALHATLDRAGAADLFRATGLLRPARDAKQARTFRDRADALPDYAAWQSADALAAQYPDVAAQHGGLWIPAGGAVDLGALVETLLHAATARGATVRSGVRVVAWGEEETQAWVETAEGERITARHVVLALGDGFRHVPELAALPLHRIKGQTIRIARPDGLGPLPSLSGFGYVAPDGDTLVVGSSYEHDFDDLEPSAAESERLVAQSARMVPALAGARVLEARAGVRVTVPRTHSPQRLPLLGPLPGRRRVWVFTGLGSKGLLTAPLLARDLPAWLDAPAQIPAEVRAPR; from the coding sequence GTGACAGAACACCTCATCGTCGGCGGCGGGCTAGCCGGGGCGTGCGCCGCGCTCTGGCTGAGCGAGCACGGCTCGGTCACAGTGCTCGAAGCCGAGCGTCCGGCGGCGGGCGCGTCCGGCGCGGCGGCGGGCCTCGTCAACCCCTTCATGGCGCACCGGGCGAATCCGGCGTGGCGCTTCGAGGACGCGCTCGCCGCACTCCACGCGACGCTCGACCGCGCCGGGGCCGCCGACCTCTTCCGCGCCACCGGCCTCCTCCGCCCCGCCCGCGACGCGAAACAGGCGCGCACCTTTCGCGACCGTGCCGACGCCCTCCCGGACTACGCCGCGTGGCAGTCGGCCGACGCGCTCGCGGCGCAGTATCCCGACGTCGCGGCGCAGCACGGCGGGCTGTGGATCCCGGCCGGTGGCGCCGTCGATCTCGGCGCGCTCGTCGAAACGCTGCTGCACGCGGCGACGGCGCGGGGCGCGACGGTCCGCTCCGGCGTGCGCGTCGTGGCGTGGGGCGAAGAGGAAACGCAGGCGTGGGTCGAGACGGCGGAGGGCGAGCGGATCACGGCGCGGCACGTCGTGCTCGCTCTCGGCGACGGCTTCCGCCACGTGCCCGAACTGGCCGCGCTGCCCCTCCACCGGATCAAAGGGCAGACGATCCGCATCGCCCGACCCGACGGCCTCGGCCCGCTGCCGTCGCTCTCCGGCTTCGGCTACGTCGCGCCGGACGGGGACACGCTCGTCGTCGGCAGTTCGTACGAGCACGACTTCGACGACCTCGAGCCCAGCGCGGCCGAGTCGGAGCGGCTCGTGGCCCAGTCGGCGCGGATGGTGCCCGCCCTCGCCGGGGCGCGCGTGCTGGAGGCGCGGGCGGGCGTCCGCGTGACGGTGCCGCGCACGCACTCGCCGCAGCGGCTCCCGCTCCTCGGCCCGCTCCCCGGACGGCGGCGCGTGTGGGTCTTCACCGGGCTCGGCTCGAAGGGGCTCCTCACCGCCCCGCTCCTCGCCCGGGATCTCCCCGCGTGGCTCGACGCCCCCGCACAGATCCCGGCCGAGGTACGTGCGCCGCGCTGA